DNA sequence from the Alkaliphilus metalliredigens QYMF genome:
TTCAAAAGCCAAAGGTATTTTTTGTTTTAATTGATCAATCATGTTTTCAATGTCTTTCTCAAATTGTTTTCCAGTTCCCGCTTCCATAGCCAGTGCCTTGGGACGATCTGGACTCTTAAAGTTATATACATATGCCCAATCATTGGGTGCTCTCATCTCTTTTGCAAAGGTTTTACCAATTGAATTGGCATAGCTACTTCTTCCAGTACCACTCAGTCCTGCTATATAGATGTTATAGCCTTTCTTTCTTACCTTTAATCCAAATGTAAGCGCTTCTACTGCTCTGTTTTGCCCAATAATACCTTCTAATGGCCTTAACTCTGCTGTTGTTTCAAAATCAAAAGTACTTAACAGGCAAGGACTTGTCAATTTTTCTGGTGCCAGGCGTAATCTCTCTCTCACATTAATTCCCCCTCGTATGTTTCATAAAGTTGACTGCAATTCAGCGGTAATGAAAATCCCCTCAGGATGATCAAACCAAACGACTGCCACAAAATCTAAAATCAAAGTGACAACTTATGGTTGTCTACTTATGGATTAAGTCTCATTATATATATACCACTTAAAATGATTTCAAATAAAAAATGCCGGAATATTTCGGCATTTTTTATCTCTTTAATCAAGTTCTACTTATTATTAGGATTTCCCTGCTGTAATTATCACATTTCGTTGGTGATTTAAATCAGGCTTTCCATCCTTATGACGTGTACTATTATGGAAGTATACATCCATGTGTCCATTAAAGCTGTTATTCTTAATGTATTGTATGTCATGGGGCATCGAGCTGGCAGAGGCAGCAATCCGTCTGCCATTAATCTCTACAATCATGGGTCGTGTACTCCAACTATAGCTTCCACCCCATACCTGTTTCATAATTGCTGCATCAGCTGCTGTTACTGGTTCGCTATCGGCATGATTTGCTCCTATTGTGCGTTTCATCATCCATGATTTTCCTGTGTAATAATCAGTCATTTTAAAAGTTGCGCCTATGGGAACCACATATTGCGCCTCAGTCCACCAATCTAGTAACTCCCCATATTGTGAACCTGGGGTAGACTTGACGGGAATATGATAAACAGGTATTGTGATCTTTTGACCAATTCTCAATGTACTATTTTCAGTCATGCCATTAACCTTCAATAGCTCAGCAAAGGGAATGCCGTATTTAATGGAAAGGCTCCAGGTGTTATCTCCGGAAGCAACGGTATGAGTCCTTGTGGTTCTTTTAACCTGTGTTCCTCTTGTTGGTGGAACAGGCATTGTTGCAGTTTGCCCCTTTGGAATCGTTATCCTTTGTCCAGGGTAAATTTCATCTCCTGCCCTCAGACCATTTACCTGCAGAAGCTCATTTAAGTTTACACCAAATTGATTACTAATGGTCCAGGG
Encoded proteins:
- a CDS encoding LysM peptidoglycan-binding domain-containing protein; translated protein: MASKIKKIVVGTVIASTVLTTSILSVSAASMVHTVVSGDTLWKISQRYNVTLEEVYQANLGYRAQSMLMVGARVSVPEKAPSQAHTVQKGDTPWTISNQFGVNLNELLQVNGLRAGDEIYPGQRITIPKGQTATMPVPPTRGTQVKRTTRTHTVASGDNTWSLSIKYGIPFAELLKVNGMTENSTLRIGQKITIPVYHIPVKSTPGSQYGELLDWWTEAQYVVPIGATFKMTDYYTGKSWMMKRTIGANHADSEPVTAADAAIMKQVWGGSYSWSTRPMIVEINGRRIAASASSMPHDIQYIKNNSFNGHMDVYFHNSTRHKDGKPDLNHQRNVIITAGKS